A region of Micromonospora sp. WMMD882 DNA encodes the following proteins:
- a CDS encoding type I polyketide synthase — translation MSEQRLREYLNRVTIDLQRTRRQLAEAEAAGHEPVAVVSMACRFPGGVRTPEQLWDLVADGRDTVTGVPADRGWDLARLTGGDVPSRGAFVDGVADFDPAFFAVSPHEATAMDPQQRLLLTTAWEAIERAGIDPVTLRGTDTGVYAAAVDQGYAQLGAAAIPAVRNFVVTGNSMSVLSGRVSYALGLEGPALTVDTACSSSLVAVHLATAALRRRECALALAAGVTLMSLPLVYAEFSRQGAMSPDGRCKAFSADADGTGWGEGVGVLMLERLTDARRNGHPVLAVIRGSAINQDGASNGLTAPNGPSQQSLIRAALADAGLTAAEVDAVEAHGTGTTLGDPIEADALLATYGQGRPADRPLWLGSLKSNIGHTQAAAGVAGVIKTVLALGHGVLPRTLHVTAPTPHVDWSAGRVELLTGNRPWPETGRPRRAGVSAFGMSGTNAHVVLEQAPAAEPVDPAPPPAPVAPYVLSGRTPAALREQAARLRERLAADPDVPLADVGLSLAVTRSAFERRAVVVAEDRARLLAGLGALDAAPGVVTGDAGTDPGRLVLVFPGQGAQWDGMARDLLAESPVFAAALADCERALAPFVDWSLTDVLRGVPDAPGLDRVDVVQPALFAMMVSLAALWRSWGVTPDAVVGHSQGEIAAAVVAGALSLDDGAKVVALRSRAIGALAGHGGMVSLALDADAAAVAIAPWADRISIAAVNGPAAVVVSGDRDALAGLVAACAARDVRARLLPVDYASHSAHVERVHDELLAALADLTPRSGDVPLCSTLTGDWLDTAAMDAGYWYRNLRGTVRFEDAVRALADRGHQVFVEVSPHPVLTGPVQDTVEDAVVVGTLRRDEGGLRRALISAAELWARGGDVDWAASFPGARPVALPTYPFQNRRFWAEPDPDVVVDTGDGEFWELLGRGDPDELAGVFAVDAEPLGRVLPALRGWHRRRQENARLDALRYRVTWERLADPAAVPLTGRWLLALPAAGPHLPYAEQVADALTALGAEVTTVALTDEDVDRTRLAATLGGVPGPVAGVLSLLALAERPHPRHPALPVGVALTVALVQALGDLGVTAPLWAATAGAVATVDGAPLPAPRQAMVWGVGMVAALEQPQRWGGLLDLPDTLDERARQRLGGALTGDEDQVALRPDGLFARRLAPAPRPAGVPGRRWRPRGTVLLTGGTGAIGPHLARWLAGNGVEHLVLPGRRGEDAPGVAGLRADLAAHGVRLTLPVCDLGDRDQVERMLTDLDRRGCPVRAVLHAAASIALAPLDSGPLDAFAEVVAAKAAGAAHLDALLDRDLDAFVLFSSIAGVWGSGDHGAYAAANAYLHALARHRRARGLTATTVDWGVWQATTPGQPIVTGDGADLFNLDEHGLGRLDPATAIAALQQALDDDETVLAVADVDWGRFAPVFTSARPSPLLRAIPAAVRDSAGPPAGASALRDRLAALGPSERARTVLELVRAQAALVLGHDSPRAVPAGKAFQELGFASLTAVELRNRLNDATGLRLPSSLVFDYPDARALAAHLGAELFGGPTPQAAPPTQAGTPPSPAGADDPVAVVAMSCRLPGGVDSPQKLWELLVSGGDAVTGFPTDRGWPGDELYHPDPDHPGTATTRHGGFLHDAGEFDAAFFGISPREATAMDPQQRLLLETSWEALERAGLDPERLRGSRTGVYVGVNYGDYATAVARSGDGEGHLLTGSAASVVSGRIAYTFGLEGPAVTVDTACSSSLVALHTAARALRDGDCSLALVGGVAVMSTPGAILAFSRQRGLAADGRCKAFADAADGMGMGEGVVVLLVERLSDAHRNGHPVLAVLRGSAVNQDGASNGLSAPNGPSQQRVIRAALADAGLTAADVDVVEAHGTGTTLGDPIEAQALLATYGQDRPADRPVLIGSLKSNIGHAQAASGVAGLMKAVLALRHGQVPPTLHLDRPTRHVDWGRGAGALVDRLTPWPVTGRARRAGVSSFGLSGTNVHVILEQAPATGAAPEPACPPDPAGGGPLPWVLSARAPAALADQRDRLREHLARTPGLHPADVGRALAGRTALPHRLVLVGETDEVSGVADPDSRTVFVFPGQGSQWVGMAADLLADSPVFAARMAECDAALAPHVDWSLLDVVRAAAPLDRVDVVQPVLFAVMVSLAAVWRGYGVEPDAVVGHSQGEIAAAVVAGALSLDDGARVVALRSRAIVGLAGAGGMVSVALTRGSAEDLVARWGGRLSVAAVNGPSAVVVSGEASAVGELLATCERDGVRARRIDVDYASHSAQVESLEAELRQALAPVTPGVADVPLFSTVTGDWHDGVDLDADYWYANLRRPVAFAPAVRVLAEQGYTTFIEVSPHPVLTVPIEETLDAAGRDGVALGTLRRGEGDRRRLLLSLGAAWAAGRPVRWSAWFAGVAARHVDLPTYPFQRQHYWARPAAGGGADLTAAGLDAARHPLLGAAAEVADTGELLLSGRLSTRAQPWLAEHAVAGVVLLPGAAFVELALRAAAEAGAALVEDLTLEAPLVLPPGAAVRLQVRVGAPGPDGGRALTVHSRADDALDATWVRHATGTVTASAAAAGPAVRSWPPPGATPVGIDDLYDGFAASGYRYGPVFRGVRAAWRRGDEVFTEVALPAGEDRDAAAYGVHPALLDAALHGMWIGPGGGDASESGTTRLPFAWTDVTLHAVGATRLRVRLRFDRDGRVAIDAADGDGQPVLSVGALVTRPARADQLAASAAAVGVPDSLFRLAWTPTPATGAQPGPPGRLAAIGPAGLLPETYADLAGLTAALDGGAGVPDVVLVATRAAGRDAASVRAATADALTLVQRWLGDARLADARLVFVTDRAVEAVPGEGVGDLAGAAVRGLVRSAQAEHPGRFVLLDAADPAELLALLPAALAADEPQLAVRDGVLLAPRLARLTGQTGPGTSFAPAGTTLVTGAAGVLGGLVARHLAARHGVRHLLLVGRRGDGAAGATELLAELAELGAEATFAAVDVADRAALAGVLAGVPADRPLTAVVHAAGVLDDGVLAALTPQRLDTVLRPKVDGALNLHELTRDLPLSAFVLFSSAAGVIGNAGQANYAAANAFLDALAARRRAEGRPGRSLAWGLWERRSELTGTLTDPARRRLTGGGVGALSDAEGLALFDAALRPDEALLVPVRLELRERTAMTGADVPALLRGLVRGVVRRTAGAADGVVDADALRRRLSGLPPADRAARIEELVRDRVARVLRHDDPGAVDPALAFKDLGFDSLTSVELRNQLNAATGLRLPATLVFDHPSPGAVAAFVARKLAPTDGPAEPATAAADETVRRLLATISPQRLRSAGLLDALLRLGDPDPEPAVAPTTDASAAISQMDVDDLVRMALGDGRA, via the coding sequence GTGAGCGAGCAGCGGCTACGCGAGTACCTCAACCGCGTCACGATCGACCTGCAGCGCACCCGCCGGCAGCTCGCCGAGGCCGAGGCCGCCGGGCACGAGCCGGTCGCGGTGGTCTCCATGGCGTGCCGCTTCCCGGGCGGGGTCCGTACCCCCGAGCAGCTCTGGGACCTGGTCGCCGACGGCCGGGACACGGTCACCGGGGTGCCCGCCGACCGTGGCTGGGACCTGGCGAGGCTGACCGGCGGCGACGTGCCGTCCCGGGGCGCGTTCGTCGACGGCGTCGCCGACTTCGACCCGGCCTTCTTCGCCGTCTCACCGCACGAGGCGACCGCGATGGACCCGCAGCAGCGGCTGCTGCTGACCACGGCGTGGGAGGCGATCGAGCGGGCCGGCATCGACCCGGTCACGCTGCGCGGCACCGACACCGGCGTGTACGCCGCCGCCGTCGACCAGGGATACGCCCAGCTCGGCGCGGCGGCCATCCCCGCGGTACGCAACTTCGTGGTCACCGGCAACTCGATGAGCGTGCTCTCCGGTCGGGTGTCGTACGCGCTGGGCCTCGAAGGCCCCGCGCTCACCGTGGACACCGCCTGCTCGTCCTCGCTCGTCGCGGTGCACCTGGCCACCGCCGCGCTGCGCCGCCGGGAGTGCGCGCTCGCGCTGGCCGCCGGCGTGACGCTGATGTCCCTGCCGCTGGTCTACGCCGAGTTCAGCCGCCAGGGCGCGATGTCCCCGGACGGCCGCTGCAAGGCGTTCTCGGCGGACGCCGACGGCACCGGCTGGGGTGAGGGCGTCGGCGTGCTGATGCTGGAACGCCTCACCGACGCCCGCCGCAACGGTCACCCGGTGCTGGCCGTCATCCGGGGCTCGGCGATCAACCAGGACGGGGCCAGCAACGGGCTCACCGCCCCGAACGGGCCCTCCCAACAGAGCCTCATCCGGGCCGCGCTCGCCGACGCCGGGCTCACCGCCGCCGAGGTGGACGCGGTGGAGGCGCACGGCACCGGCACCACCCTCGGCGACCCGATCGAGGCGGACGCGCTGCTCGCCACGTACGGTCAGGGCCGTCCCGCCGACCGGCCGCTGTGGCTCGGCTCGCTGAAGTCGAACATCGGCCACACCCAGGCCGCCGCCGGCGTGGCCGGGGTCATCAAGACGGTCCTCGCGCTCGGCCACGGCGTGCTGCCCCGCACCCTGCACGTCACCGCGCCCACCCCGCACGTCGACTGGTCCGCCGGTCGGGTGGAGCTGCTCACCGGGAACCGGCCCTGGCCGGAGACCGGCCGGCCCCGCCGGGCGGGCGTCTCGGCGTTCGGGATGAGCGGCACCAACGCCCACGTCGTCCTGGAGCAGGCCCCCGCCGCCGAGCCGGTCGACCCCGCGCCGCCGCCCGCCCCGGTCGCGCCGTACGTGCTGTCCGGTCGTACCCCCGCCGCCCTGCGCGAGCAGGCCGCCCGGCTCCGGGAGCGGCTGGCCGCCGACCCGGACGTGCCGCTCGCCGACGTCGGGCTGTCCCTGGCCGTCACCCGCAGCGCGTTCGAGCGGCGGGCCGTCGTGGTCGCCGAGGACCGTGCGCGCCTGCTCGCCGGGCTGGGCGCCCTCGACGCCGCCCCCGGCGTGGTCACCGGCGACGCCGGGACCGACCCCGGACGGCTGGTGCTGGTGTTCCCCGGTCAGGGCGCGCAGTGGGACGGCATGGCCCGCGACCTGCTCGCCGAGTCCCCGGTGTTCGCCGCCGCGCTGGCCGACTGCGAGCGGGCCCTAGCCCCGTTCGTGGACTGGTCGCTGACCGACGTGCTGCGCGGCGTCCCCGACGCCCCCGGACTCGACCGGGTCGACGTGGTCCAGCCGGCGCTGTTCGCGATGATGGTGTCCCTCGCCGCGCTGTGGCGTTCCTGGGGGGTGACGCCGGACGCGGTCGTCGGGCACAGCCAGGGCGAGATCGCGGCGGCCGTCGTCGCGGGCGCGCTGTCCCTGGACGACGGCGCGAAGGTGGTGGCGCTGCGCAGCCGGGCGATCGGCGCGCTCGCCGGCCACGGCGGCATGGTGTCCCTCGCGCTCGACGCGGACGCCGCCGCCGTGGCGATCGCCCCGTGGGCCGACCGGATCTCGATCGCCGCCGTCAACGGCCCCGCCGCCGTCGTCGTCTCCGGCGACCGGGACGCCCTCGCCGGGCTGGTCGCCGCCTGCGCCGCCCGGGACGTCCGCGCCCGGCTCCTGCCGGTCGACTACGCGTCCCACTCGGCGCACGTCGAACGGGTCCACGACGAGCTGCTGGCCGCCCTCGCCGACCTCACCCCGCGCTCCGGCGACGTGCCGCTGTGCTCCACGCTCACCGGCGACTGGCTGGACACCGCCGCCATGGACGCCGGCTACTGGTACCGGAACCTGCGCGGCACGGTCCGGTTCGAGGACGCCGTCCGTGCCCTCGCCGACCGGGGTCACCAGGTGTTCGTCGAGGTCTCGCCGCACCCGGTGCTCACCGGGCCGGTGCAGGACACGGTCGAGGACGCCGTCGTCGTCGGCACCCTGCGCCGCGACGAGGGCGGCCTGCGGCGCGCGCTGATCTCGGCGGCCGAGCTGTGGGCGCGGGGCGGCGACGTCGACTGGGCCGCGTCGTTCCCGGGCGCGCGCCCGGTCGCGCTGCCCACGTACCCGTTCCAGAACCGCCGGTTCTGGGCCGAGCCCGACCCCGACGTGGTGGTCGACACCGGCGACGGCGAGTTCTGGGAGCTGCTCGGTCGCGGCGACCCGGACGAGCTGGCCGGGGTGTTCGCCGTCGACGCCGAACCGCTCGGCCGGGTGCTGCCGGCCCTGCGCGGCTGGCACCGCCGCCGGCAGGAGAACGCCCGGCTCGACGCCCTGCGCTACCGGGTCACCTGGGAGCGGCTCGCCGACCCCGCGGCGGTCCCGCTCACCGGCCGGTGGCTGCTGGCGCTGCCGGCGGCGGGCCCCCACCTGCCGTACGCCGAGCAGGTCGCCGACGCGCTCACCGCGCTCGGCGCCGAGGTGACCACCGTCGCGTTGACCGACGAGGACGTCGACCGGACCCGGCTGGCGGCCACCCTGGGCGGCGTGCCCGGCCCGGTCGCCGGGGTGCTCTCCCTGCTCGCCCTCGCCGAGCGGCCGCACCCCCGGCACCCGGCGCTCCCGGTCGGCGTCGCGCTCACCGTGGCGCTCGTGCAGGCCCTCGGCGACCTCGGCGTCACCGCCCCGCTGTGGGCCGCCACCGCCGGCGCGGTCGCCACCGTGGACGGCGCGCCGCTGCCGGCCCCCCGGCAGGCCATGGTCTGGGGCGTCGGCATGGTCGCCGCGCTCGAACAGCCGCAGCGCTGGGGCGGCCTGCTCGACCTGCCCGACACCCTCGACGAGCGGGCCCGGCAGCGGTTGGGCGGCGCGCTGACCGGCGACGAGGACCAGGTGGCGCTCCGCCCGGACGGTCTGTTCGCCCGCCGTCTGGCGCCCGCGCCGCGACCCGCGGGCGTCCCCGGCCGGCGGTGGCGACCGCGCGGCACCGTGCTGCTCACCGGCGGCACCGGCGCGATCGGCCCGCACCTGGCCCGCTGGCTGGCCGGCAACGGCGTCGAGCACCTGGTGCTGCCCGGCCGCCGCGGCGAGGACGCCCCCGGCGTCGCCGGACTGCGCGCGGACCTGGCCGCGCACGGCGTCCGGCTCACGCTGCCCGTGTGCGACCTGGGCGACCGCGACCAGGTCGAGCGGATGCTCACCGACCTCGACCGGCGGGGCTGCCCGGTCCGCGCGGTGCTGCACGCCGCCGCGTCCATCGCGCTGGCCCCCCTGGACAGCGGACCGCTGGACGCGTTCGCCGAGGTGGTGGCGGCCAAGGCGGCCGGCGCCGCACACCTCGACGCGCTGCTCGACCGGGACCTCGACGCGTTCGTGCTGTTCTCGTCGATCGCCGGCGTGTGGGGCAGCGGCGACCACGGCGCGTACGCCGCCGCGAACGCCTACCTGCACGCCCTCGCCCGGCACCGGCGGGCCCGGGGGCTGACCGCGACGACCGTCGACTGGGGCGTGTGGCAGGCCACCACGCCCGGCCAGCCGATCGTCACCGGCGACGGCGCGGACCTGTTCAACCTCGACGAGCACGGCCTCGGCCGCCTCGACCCGGCCACCGCGATCGCCGCCCTGCAACAGGCCCTCGACGACGACGAGACCGTGCTCGCGGTCGCCGACGTCGACTGGGGACGGTTCGCGCCGGTGTTCACCTCGGCCCGGCCCAGCCCGCTGCTGCGCGCGATCCCCGCAGCCGTCCGGGACAGCGCCGGGCCGCCCGCCGGGGCGTCGGCGCTGCGCGACCGGCTGGCCGCGCTGGGCCCGTCCGAACGCGCCCGGACCGTCCTGGAGCTGGTCCGCGCCCAGGCCGCGCTCGTCCTCGGCCATGACTCGCCGCGCGCGGTCCCGGCCGGCAAGGCGTTCCAGGAGCTCGGCTTCGCCTCGCTGACCGCCGTGGAGCTGCGCAACCGCCTCAACGACGCCACCGGCCTGCGGCTGCCGTCCTCGCTGGTCTTCGACTACCCCGACGCCCGCGCGCTCGCCGCCCACCTCGGCGCCGAGCTGTTCGGCGGGCCGACCCCGCAGGCCGCGCCGCCCACGCAGGCCGGGACGCCGCCGTCCCCGGCCGGCGCGGACGACCCGGTCGCGGTCGTCGCGATGAGCTGCCGGCTGCCCGGCGGCGTCGACAGCCCGCAGAAGCTGTGGGAGCTGCTCGTCTCCGGCGGCGACGCGGTCACCGGGTTCCCGACCGACCGGGGCTGGCCCGGCGACGAGCTGTACCACCCCGACCCCGACCACCCCGGCACCGCGACCACCAGGCACGGCGGTTTCCTGCACGACGCCGGCGAGTTCGACGCCGCCTTCTTCGGCATCTCCCCACGCGAGGCGACCGCCATGGACCCGCAGCAGCGGCTGCTGCTGGAGACCTCCTGGGAGGCGCTGGAACGCGCCGGCCTCGACCCGGAGCGGCTGCGCGGCTCCCGCACCGGCGTCTACGTCGGCGTCAACTACGGCGACTACGCGACGGCCGTCGCCCGGTCCGGGGACGGCGAGGGGCACCTGCTCACCGGCAGCGCCGCCAGCGTCGTGTCCGGCCGGATCGCGTACACCTTCGGTCTGGAGGGGCCGGCCGTCACGGTCGACACCGCCTGCTCGTCGTCGCTGGTGGCCCTGCACACCGCCGCCCGGGCGCTACGCGACGGCGACTGCTCGCTGGCGCTCGTCGGCGGCGTCGCGGTCATGTCGACGCCCGGGGCGATCCTCGCCTTCTCCCGCCAGCGCGGGCTGGCCGCCGACGGCCGGTGCAAGGCGTTCGCCGACGCCGCCGACGGCATGGGGATGGGCGAGGGGGTCGTCGTCCTGCTCGTCGAGCGGCTCTCCGACGCCCACCGCAACGGCCACCCGGTGCTGGCGGTGCTCCGTGGCTCGGCGGTCAACCAGGACGGCGCGAGCAACGGCCTGTCCGCCCCCAACGGCCCGTCCCAGCAGCGGGTCATCCGGGCCGCGCTCGCCGACGCCGGCCTGACCGCCGCCGACGTGGACGTGGTCGAGGCGCACGGCACCGGCACCACGCTGGGCGACCCGATCGAGGCGCAGGCCCTGCTCGCCACGTACGGGCAGGACCGCCCCGCCGACCGGCCGGTCCTGATCGGCTCGCTCAAGTCCAACATCGGCCACGCGCAGGCCGCGTCCGGCGTCGCCGGGCTGATGAAGGCCGTGCTGGCGCTGCGCCACGGCCAGGTCCCGCCGACGCTGCACCTGGACCGGCCGACCAGGCACGTCGACTGGGGCCGGGGCGCCGGCGCGCTCGTGGACCGGCTGACGCCGTGGCCGGTGACCGGGCGGGCCCGCCGGGCCGGGGTGTCGTCGTTCGGGCTCAGCGGCACGAACGTGCACGTCATCCTCGAACAGGCCCCCGCCACCGGGGCCGCCCCGGAACCGGCCTGCCCGCCCGACCCGGCCGGCGGCGGGCCGCTGCCCTGGGTGCTGTCGGCGCGCGCCCCGGCCGCCCTCGCCGACCAGCGGGACCGGCTCCGGGAACACCTGGCCCGGACCCCCGGGCTCCACCCGGCGGACGTGGGACGCGCCCTCGCCGGCCGGACCGCGCTGCCGCACCGCCTCGTCCTGGTGGGGGAGACCGACGAGGTGTCCGGCGTGGCCGACCCGGACAGCCGGACGGTGTTCGTCTTTCCCGGCCAGGGCTCGCAGTGGGTCGGCATGGCCGCCGACCTGCTCGCCGACTCGCCCGTGTTCGCCGCCCGGATGGCCGAGTGCGACGCGGCCCTCGCCCCGCACGTCGACTGGTCGCTGCTGGACGTCGTCCGCGCCGCGGCCCCGCTGGACCGGGTCGACGTGGTGCAGCCCGTGCTGTTCGCGGTGATGGTGTCGCTCGCCGCCGTCTGGCGCGGGTACGGGGTCGAGCCCGACGCGGTCGTCGGCCACTCGCAGGGCGAGATCGCGGCGGCCGTGGTCGCCGGCGCGCTCTCCCTCGACGACGGCGCCCGCGTCGTGGCGCTGCGCTCGCGCGCCATCGTCGGGCTGGCCGGCGCCGGCGGCATGGTGTCGGTCGCCTTGACCCGGGGCAGCGCGGAGGACCTGGTGGCCCGCTGGGGTGGCCGGCTCTCCGTCGCGGCGGTCAACGGGCCGTCCGCCGTGGTCGTCTCCGGCGAGGCCAGCGCGGTCGGCGAGCTGCTCGCCACCTGCGAGCGGGACGGCGTACGGGCCCGTCGGATCGACGTCGACTACGCCTCGCACTCGGCGCAGGTGGAAAGCCTCGAAGCGGAGCTGCGGCAGGCCCTCGCGCCGGTCACCCCGGGCGTGGCCGACGTGCCGCTGTTCTCCACCGTCACCGGCGACTGGCACGACGGCGTCGACCTGGACGCCGACTACTGGTACGCCAACCTGCGTCGCCCGGTCGCCTTCGCTCCCGCCGTACGGGTGCTGGCCGAGCAGGGCTACACGACGTTCATCGAGGTCAGCCCGCACCCGGTGCTCACCGTGCCGATCGAGGAGACGCTCGACGCCGCCGGCCGGGACGGCGTCGCGCTCGGCACGCTGCGCCGCGGCGAGGGGGACCGCCGCCGGCTGCTGCTGTCGCTGGGCGCGGCCTGGGCCGCCGGGCGGCCGGTGCGCTGGTCGGCGTGGTTCGCCGGCGTCGCGGCGCGGCACGTCGACCTGCCCACGTACCCGTTCCAGCGTCAGCACTACTGGGCGCGGCCGGCCGCCGGGGGCGGGGCGGACCTCACCGCCGCCGGTCTCGACGCCGCCCGGCACCCGCTGCTGGGCGCGGCGGCGGAGGTCGCCGACACCGGTGAGCTGCTGCTCAGCGGCCGACTGTCGACCCGGGCCCAGCCGTGGCTGGCCGAGCACGCGGTCGCCGGCGTGGTGCTGCTGCCCGGCGCCGCGTTCGTCGAGCTCGCGCTGCGGGCCGCCGCCGAGGCCGGGGCCGCGCTGGTCGAGGATCTCACGCTCGAAGCGCCGCTGGTGCTGCCGCCCGGGGCGGCGGTCCGCCTCCAGGTCCGGGTGGGCGCGCCCGGCCCGGACGGCGGGCGCGCGCTCACCGTCCACTCCCGCGCCGACGACGCCCTGGACGCGACCTGGGTCCGGCACGCGACCGGCACGGTGACCGCCTCCGCCGCGGCGGCGGGTCCCGCCGTGCGGAGTTGGCCGCCGCCGGGGGCCACCCCGGTCGGGATCGACGACCTGTACGACGGGTTCGCCGCGTCCGGCTATCGGTACGGCCCGGTGTTCCGTGGGGTACGCGCCGCGTGGCGGCGCGGTGACGAGGTCTTCACCGAGGTGGCGCTGCCGGCCGGCGAGGACCGGGACGCCGCCGCGTACGGCGTGCACCCGGCCCTGCTCGACGCCGCCCTGCACGGCATGTGGATCGGTCCCGGGGGCGGCGACGCGTCGGAGTCCGGGACCACCCGGCTGCCGTTCGCGTGGACGGACGTCACGCTGCACGCCGTCGGCGCGACCCGGCTGCGGGTACGGCTGCGCTTCGACCGGGACGGGCGGGTGGCGATCGACGCGGCGGACGGCGACGGGCAGCCCGTGCTCTCGGTGGGCGCGTTGGTGACCCGGCCGGCCCGGGCGGACCAGCTCGCCGCGTCGGCCGCCGCCGTGGGCGTACCCGATTCGCTCTTCCGGCTCGCCTGGACGCCGACGCCCGCCACCGGCGCGCAACCGGGACCGCCCGGCCGGCTGGCCGCGATCGGGCCGGCCGGTCTGCTCCCCGAGACCTACGCCGACCTGGCCGGGCTCACGGCCGCGCTGGACGGCGGCGCGGGCGTGCCGGACGTCGTCCTCGTCGCGACCCGCGCCGCCGGCCGCGACGCCGCCTCGGTCCGGGCGGCGACGGCCGACGCGCTGACCCTGGTCCAGCGGTGGCTCGGCGACGCCCGGCTCGCCGACGCCCGGCTCGTGTTCGTCACCGACCGGGCCGTCGAGGCGGTCCCCGGCGAGGGCGTCGGGGACCTCGCCGGCGCGGCGGTACGGGGACTCGTCCGCTCCGCCCAGGCGGAGCATCCGGGCCGTTTCGTCCTGCTCGACGCCGCCGATCCGGCGGAGCTGCTCGCCCTGCTCCCGGCCGCCCTCGCCGCCGACGAGCCCCAGCTCGCCGTCCGCGACGGCGTCCTGCTCGCCCCCCGCCTGGCCCGGCTGACCGGGCAGACCGGTCCCGGGACGTCCTTCGCGCCGGCCGGCACGACGCTGGTGACCGGCGCGGCGGGCGTGCTCGGCGGTCTGGTCGCCCGGCATCTCGCCGCCCGCCACGGCGTCCGCCACCTGCTGCTGGTCGGTCGCCGGGGCGACGGGGCCGCCGGGGCGACCGAGCTGCTCGCCGAGCTGGCGGAGCTCGGGGCCGAGGCGACGTTCGCCGCCGTCGACGTCGCCGACCGGGCGGCCCTCGCCGGGGTCCTGGCCGGGGTGCCCGCCGACCGGCCGCTGACCGCGGTGGTGCACGCGGCCGGCGTCCTCGACGACGGCGTTCTCGCCGCGTTGACCCCGCAGCGCCTCGACACCGTGCTGCGGCCCAAGGTCGACGGCGCGCTGAACCTGCACGAGCTGACCCGCGACCTGCCGCTGTCGGCGTTCGTGCTGTTCTCCTCGGCGGCCGGGGTGATCGGCAACGCCGGCCAGGCGAACTACGCCGCCGCGAACGCGTTCCTGGACGCGCTGGCCGCCCGCCGGCGGGCCGAGGGCCGGCCGGGCCGGTCCCTGGCGTGGGGGCTGTGGGAGCGGCGCAGCGAGCTGACCGGCACGCTCACCGATCCGGCCCGGCGGCGGCTGACCGGCGGCGGGGTCGGCGCGCTGTCCGACGCGGAGGGGCTGGCGTTGTTCGACGCGGCGCTGCGGCCGGACGAGGCGCTGCTCGTGCCGGTACGGCTGGAGCTGCGCGAGCGGACCGCGATGACCGGCGCCGACGTGCCCGCGCTGCTGCGTGGCCTGGTCCGTGGCGTGGTGCGCCGGACCGCCGGGGCCGCCGACGGCGTCGTCGACGCGGACGCGCTGCGCCGCCGGTTGTCCGGTCTGCCGCCCGCCGACCGGGCGGCCCGGATCGAGGAGTTGGTCCGTGACCGGGTGGCGCGGGTGCTGCGCCACGACGACCCCGGCGCGGTCGATCCCGCGCTGGCGTTCAAGGATCTCGGGTTCGACTCGCTGACCTCGGTCGAGCTGCGCAACCAGCTCAACGCGGCCACCGGGCTGCGCCTGCCCGCGACACTCGTGTTCGACCATCCGAGTCCCGGGGCGGTGGCCGCGTTCGTCGCGCGGAAGCTGGCCCCGACGGACGGCCCGGCCGAGCCGGCGACGGCCGCCGCCGACGAGACCGTACGCCGGCTGTTGGCGACGATCTCCCCGCAGCGGCTGCGCTCGGCGGGTCTGCTCGACGCGCTGCTGCGGCTGGGGGACCCGGATCCGGAGCCGGCGGTCGCGCCCACCACGGACGCCTCGGCCGCCATCTCGCAGATGGACGTGGACGACCTGGTCCGGATGGCGCTCGGTGACGGTCGTGCCTGA